From Cataglyphis hispanica isolate Lineage 1 chromosome 3, ULB_Chis1_1.0, whole genome shotgun sequence, a single genomic window includes:
- the LOC126859225 gene encoding inositol polyphosphate-4-phosphatase type I A isoform X4 codes for MRFNKQELLTLATQPSQKFEKEGVLYLRERQEGFFRRTESTGKKPENKNQRGRSHKSLRNLNCVTAGASKVSLERWCRLRGNLLFYFKSREQWSEPLGVIILEQCTVRIDPPSNQVPYGFSIDPAEVPMCEISLACDNLLCDGHGRPPTPVLEIDVQSRSSKTWIKYARTEVIERSSNPNFLTTISFRASDGLTTETKIRITAYDVRERVSQTATPIGSAIVMFNTVQDTPRLRIPLKSAKTTTVGFLTINVWNLEAEDKGNSTESTPSRNAIYGSNNQQQLPSHRRSQSLPPRLGTKIKFPHQGQLKLLFANPFVQTYRFHSGLGGDICVHEIMAESKLCFQFPQYLLGIWIQEEKELLQEVAGMGELREPWHMKQIELLDRHLHLLHLYSQAKENLAAYKGNYFKQSSRKNDRTLEFAPLNLHLQRMWVHNDTLNKCGFYDFISVGAFTAHSHKSKNGGLIRLVQALKESPMRSNQLYQGTSKIIMAHDAIQAIKQLRRDVVEAMRSLMKLAKEKQTSGMLPICEDMITKTRILLSLWDPGLVEEALTFLEEYKVAKVQEDSTTSDDNLTLDFKANQSLSPFKRITQQLNFDLRSPDFDDFVTPDTPECMQDIWSKSNIKNGEYAPISYSRNDAIPNNNAGDIAEENFVIFPDVEDYPKQMETEQTVEELQRNYDNERKESYDDEKEDLKNDTDPCKRFLDTQKMCNSPSANYYKPTDEPEPWDLTQLNIEASVMCLVSKVKFLCGRCSSPAVRLRNKGSLSRSQSLKGCMPSNRHNAEVVTIQPKNGLKSEESNKLLDESNEQRQQSSPGLEKPAFSKAKEGITDTYCNSSSNEVCQAVDSMTRVIKSNSGQRNKFTEGLDFASIVDWTSELRPSMKKLRQAMDGLLKTARLTHSVFRVQEDPKAAQRACNVRYRRDVCFSQALTALVTGIMAKLWCQRPDPMFLLILTTLGPLVSFEGLLSYYGDEIDMWGDMAVAVEDTHTVTFTLSRCGIQHRIEGNANAFQLPLPRVVGSRSALTVILPVPDAIYSLLPLVPSSRQTLSFNVTPVFFNVGINEMASLAESLGTTKPQEKSNMDNFDRLNEYYLRFKKLNLPTEPISTRFAARSILGHTLSDMMINLKMCVQEKVNKNVEILQLSSQICRKMRGLRFTSCKSAKDRTGMSITLEQVNILSSEYHLAEDEYMRALDCMRSEGCRRENTWKNIGVRKYAFNSLQILTLPRLYRPPTGTYGSAQS; via the exons ATGAGATTCAATAAGCAGGAACTATTAACACTGGCCACGCAGCCTTCACAGAAATTTGAGAAAGAAGGTGTCCTGTATTTGAGAGAAAGACAAGAAGGCTTCTTTCGTAGAACGGAAA GTACAGGTAAAAAACCCGAGAACAAAAATCAGAGAGGAAGATCACATAAGAGTCTACGAAACCTCAATTGCGTTACAGCCGGCGCGAGCAAAG TAAGTCTCGAACGATGGTGCAGATTGCGAGGCAATCTTTTGTTCTATTTCAAATCGCGAGAGCAGTGGTCGGAGCCGCTGGGGGTGATCATACTGGAGCAGTGTACAGTCCGCATAGATCCGCCCAGCAATCAGGTTCCTTATGGATTCAGCATAG atCCGGCGGAAGTACCAATGTGCGAGATATCATTAGCCTGCGATAATCTGTTGTGCGATGGACACGGTCGACCACCTACTCCCGTTTTAGAGATAGATGTACAGTCGAGATCTTCCAAGACTTGGATTAAATATGCACGAACGGAAGTCATTGAG CGAAGTAGtaatccaaattttttaactacgATAAGTTTTCGAGCTAGCGATGGTTTAACTACcgaaacaaaaattagaataactGCATATGACGTCAGAGAAAGAGTCAGTCAAACTGCAACTCCAATAGGAAGTGCAATAGTAATGTTCAACACAGTACAAGACACTCCGAG atTAAGGATACCATTAAAATCAGCGAAAACAACGACAGTCGGATTCTTAACGATTAATGTGTGGAACTTAGAAGCTGAAGATAAAGGGAATAGCACAGAAAGTACACCATCACGGAATGCAATATATGGTAGTAACAATCAGCAAcag cttCCTTCACACAGACGTTCCCAGTCATTACCTCCAAGATTAGGGACGAAAATCAAGTTTCCACATCAGGGccaattaaaacttttgtttGCAAATCCATTTGTCCAGACTTACAG ATTCCATTCTGGATTAGGCGGTGATATATGCGTACACGAGATTATGGCGGAGAGCAAACTCTGTTTTCAGTTTCCCCAGTATTTATT GGGTATTTGGATACAGGAGGAAAAGGAATTGCTACAAGAGGTAGCTGGAATGGGAGAATTGAGAGAACCTTGGCATATGAAGCAAATCGAATTGCTCGATCGTCATCTTCATTTGTTACATCTGTATTCTCAAGCCAAAGAAAACTTAGCTGCTTATAAAG gaaattattttaaacaatcatCGCGGAAAAATGATCGTACTCTCGAATTCGCGCCTTTAAATTTGCATCTTCAAAGAATGTGGGTTCACAATGATACATTGAACAAATGCGGATTTTACGATTTCATTAGTGTAGGAGCATTCACCGCTCATTcccataaaagtaaaaatggcGGTCTCATaag ATTGGTGCAGGCACTAAAGGAGTCGCCCATGCGAAGTAATCAACTCTATCAGGGAACATCCAAGATTATAATGGCACATGACGCGATCCAAGCGATTAAACAATTACGCCGGGACGTTGTAGAGGCAATGAGATCCTTGATGAAACTCGCCAAGGAAAAACAAACGAGCGGCATGCTACCGATATGCGAGGATATGATTACGAAGACTAGGATCTTACTTAGTCTTTGGGATCCGGGCTTAGTGGAAGAGGCGTTAACGTTTCTGGAAGAATACAAAGTCGCGAAGGTTCAAGAAGATTCAACTACATCGGATGACAATTTGACACTAGACTTCAAGGCTAACCAATCTTTATCACCATTCAAACGAATTACCCAACAGCTGAACTTTGATCTGAGAAGTCCCGATTTTGACGATTTTGTCACGCCTGATACTCCCGAATGTATGCAGGACATTTGGTCAAAAAGTAACATTAAAAATGGCGAATATGCTCCCATATCGTATTCAAGAAACGACGCAATACCTAACAATAATGCCGGTGACATTGCAGAAGAGAATTTCGTAATATTTCCGGATGTGGAGGATTATCCCAAACAAATGGAAACAGAGCAGACCGTCGAGGAGCTTCAGCGAAATTATGATaacgaaagaaaagagagttaTGATGACGAGAAAGAAGACTTGAAGAATGACACCGATCCGTGCAAACGTTTTCTAGATACACAAAAGATGTGCAATTCACCGTCTGCGAATTATTACAAACCTACAGATGAGCCGGAGCCGTGGGATCTCACTCAGTTGAATATCGAAGCAAGCGTCATGTGCCTTGTGTCGAAGGTGAAGTTTCTCTGCGGCAGATGCAGTAGTCCGGCTGTACGTTTACGCAATAAAGGTAGCTTAAGCAGGTCGCAGAGTCTCAAGGGTTGCATGCCGAGTAATCGGCACAACGCTGAAGTCGTTACCATTCAGCCGAAGAACGGACTCAAGAGCgaagaatcaaataaattactaGATGAGTCGAACGAACAACGGCAGCAGTCCAGTCCGGGATTGGAGAAACCGGCGTTCTCCAAAGCGAAAGAAG gGATAACCGATACTTATTGTAACTCGTCTTCCAATGAAGTGTGCCAAGCGGTTGATTCGATGACGCGTGTGATCAAAAGTAATTCAGGACAGAGGAATAAGTTTACCGAGGGTCTGGACTTCGCATCGATCGTCGATTGGACAAGCGAGCTGAGACCGAGCATGAAAAAACTGCGGCAAGCTATGGATGGACTGTTAAAAACTGCTAGACTAACGCATTCTGTGTTTCGTGTACAGGAAGATCCGAAAGCGGCGCAGCGCGCATGCAACGTTCGCTATAGGCGAGATGTTTGTTTCAGTCAAGCA ctaACTGCCTTGGTAACAGGCATAATGGCAAAACTATGGTGCCAACGCCCCGATCCGATGTTTTTACTAATACTTACAACTCTGGGACCATTAGTTTCCTTCGAAGGCCTTCTTAGCTATTATGGAGACGAAATAGATATGTGGGGTGACATGGCCGTAGCAGTCGAAGACACGCACACTGTCACATTCACTCTGTCCAGATGTGGCATCCAACAcag aatCGAAGGAAATGCTAACGCGTTTCAACTTCCTCTACCGCGCGTAGTAGGATCGCGGAGTGCACTGACAGTGATACTTCCGGTTCCTGATGCGATTTATTCTCTCCTGCCATTGGTACCATCCTCTCGACAAACATTATCGTTCAACGTGACTCCGGTATTTTTTAACGTTGGCATTAACGAAATGGCTTCTTTGGCCGAGAGCCTTGGCACTACGAAGCCGCAAGAGAAAAGTAATATGGATAACTTTGACAGGCTAAACGAGTATTATTTGAGATTTAAGAAACTGAATCTACCGACGGAACCTATATCCACGCGTT TTGCTGCTAGATCGATCCTAGGTCATACATTATCGGATATGATGATCAATTTAAAGATGTGCGTGCAAGAGAAAGTCAATAAGAATGTAGAGATCTTGCAATTATCCTCGCAAATATGCCGAAAAATGCGCGGTTTAAGATTCACTAGCTGCAAGAGCGCAAAAGATCGAACTGGTATGTCAATTACCCTGGAACAGGTCAATATATTGTCGTCAGAGTATCATCTGGCTGAGGACGAGTATATGAGAGCCCTTGATTGTATGCGAag CGAGGGCTGCCGTCGGGAAAATACGTGGAAGAATATAGGTGTACGTAAGTACGCGTTTAATAGCTTGCAGATTCTGACGTTGCCCAGACTCTATCGACCGCCGACTGGTACGTACGGATCTGCTCAATCTTAA
- the LOC126859225 gene encoding inositol polyphosphate-4-phosphatase type I A isoform X3: MRFNKQELLTLATQPSQKFEKEGVLYLRERQEGFFRRTEISLERWCRLRGNLLFYFKSREQWSEPLGVIILEQCTVRIDPPSNQVPYGFSIVFDGGLFQQLGANTAEERDSWLQALQLASYECMRSQLLSLRQRIEAFSEHKHDTDIQMLRLQRGTFTDPAEVPMCEISLACDNLLCDGHGRPPTPVLEIDVQSRSSKTWIKYARTEVIERSSNPNFLTTISFRASDGLTTETKIRITAYDVRERVSQTATPIGSAIVMFNTVQDTPRLRIPLKSAKTTTVGFLTINVWNLEAEDKGNSTESTPSRNAIYGSNNQQQLPSHRRSQSLPPRLGTKIKFPHQGQLKLLFANPFVQTYRFHSGLGGDICVHEIMAESKLCFQFPQYLLGIWIQEEKELLQEVAGMGELREPWHMKQIELLDRHLHLLHLYSQAKENLAAYKGNYFKQSSRKNDRTLEFAPLNLHLQRMWVHNDTLNKCGFYDFISVGAFTAHSHKSKNGGLIRLVQALKESPMRSNQLYQGTSKIIMAHDAIQAIKQLRRDVVEAMRSLMKLAKEKQTSGMLPICEDMITKTRILLSLWDPGLVEEALTFLEEYKVAKVQEDSTTSDDNLTLDFKANQSLSPFKRITQQLNFDLRSPDFDDFVTPDTPECMQDIWSKSNIKNGEYAPISYSRNDAIPNNNAGDIAEENFVIFPDVEDYPKQMETEQTVEELQRNYDNERKESYDDEKEDLKNDTDPCKRFLDTQKMCNSPSANYYKPTDEPEPWDLTQLNIEASVMCLVSKVKFLCGRCSSPAVRLRNKGSLSRSQSLKGCMPSNRHNAEVVTIQPKNGLKSEESNKLLDESNEQRQQSSPGLEKPAFSKAKEGITDTYCNSSSNEVCQAVDSMTRVIKSNSGQRNKFTEGLDFASIVDWTSELRPSMKKLRQAMDGLLKTARLTHSVFRVQEDPKAAQRACNVRYRRDVCFSQALTALVTGIMAKLWCQRPDPMFLLILTTLGPLVSFEGLLSYYGDEIDMWGDMAVAVEDTHTVTFTLSRCGIQHRIEGNANAFQLPLPRVVGSRSALTVILPVPDAIYSLLPLVPSSRQTLSFNVTPVFFNVGINEMASLAESLGTTKPQEKSNMDNFDRLNEYYLRFKKLNLPTEPISTRFAARSILGHTLSDMMINLKMCVQEKVNKNVEILQLSSQICRKMRGLRFTSCKSAKDRTGMSITLEQVNILSSEYHLAEDEYMRALDCMRSEGCRRENTWKNIGVRKYAFNSLQILTLPRLYRPPTGTYGSAQS; this comes from the exons ATGAGATTCAATAAGCAGGAACTATTAACACTGGCCACGCAGCCTTCACAGAAATTTGAGAAAGAAGGTGTCCTGTATTTGAGAGAAAGACAAGAAGGCTTCTTTCGTAGAACGGAAA TAAGTCTCGAACGATGGTGCAGATTGCGAGGCAATCTTTTGTTCTATTTCAAATCGCGAGAGCAGTGGTCGGAGCCGCTGGGGGTGATCATACTGGAGCAGTGTACAGTCCGCATAGATCCGCCCAGCAATCAGGTTCCTTATGGATTCAGCATAG TTTTCGACGGAGGCTTGTTTCAACAGTTAGGCGCCAACACCGCCGAAGAACGAGATAGCTGGTTACAAGCATTGCAGCTAGCCAGTTATGAATGTATGCGAAGCCAATTGCTATCATTGCGACAGCGCATCGAGGCTTTCAGCGAACACAAGCACGATACCGACATTCAAATGTTGCGGTTGCAACGTGGGACTTTCACAG atCCGGCGGAAGTACCAATGTGCGAGATATCATTAGCCTGCGATAATCTGTTGTGCGATGGACACGGTCGACCACCTACTCCCGTTTTAGAGATAGATGTACAGTCGAGATCTTCCAAGACTTGGATTAAATATGCACGAACGGAAGTCATTGAG CGAAGTAGtaatccaaattttttaactacgATAAGTTTTCGAGCTAGCGATGGTTTAACTACcgaaacaaaaattagaataactGCATATGACGTCAGAGAAAGAGTCAGTCAAACTGCAACTCCAATAGGAAGTGCAATAGTAATGTTCAACACAGTACAAGACACTCCGAG atTAAGGATACCATTAAAATCAGCGAAAACAACGACAGTCGGATTCTTAACGATTAATGTGTGGAACTTAGAAGCTGAAGATAAAGGGAATAGCACAGAAAGTACACCATCACGGAATGCAATATATGGTAGTAACAATCAGCAAcag cttCCTTCACACAGACGTTCCCAGTCATTACCTCCAAGATTAGGGACGAAAATCAAGTTTCCACATCAGGGccaattaaaacttttgtttGCAAATCCATTTGTCCAGACTTACAG ATTCCATTCTGGATTAGGCGGTGATATATGCGTACACGAGATTATGGCGGAGAGCAAACTCTGTTTTCAGTTTCCCCAGTATTTATT GGGTATTTGGATACAGGAGGAAAAGGAATTGCTACAAGAGGTAGCTGGAATGGGAGAATTGAGAGAACCTTGGCATATGAAGCAAATCGAATTGCTCGATCGTCATCTTCATTTGTTACATCTGTATTCTCAAGCCAAAGAAAACTTAGCTGCTTATAAAG gaaattattttaaacaatcatCGCGGAAAAATGATCGTACTCTCGAATTCGCGCCTTTAAATTTGCATCTTCAAAGAATGTGGGTTCACAATGATACATTGAACAAATGCGGATTTTACGATTTCATTAGTGTAGGAGCATTCACCGCTCATTcccataaaagtaaaaatggcGGTCTCATaag ATTGGTGCAGGCACTAAAGGAGTCGCCCATGCGAAGTAATCAACTCTATCAGGGAACATCCAAGATTATAATGGCACATGACGCGATCCAAGCGATTAAACAATTACGCCGGGACGTTGTAGAGGCAATGAGATCCTTGATGAAACTCGCCAAGGAAAAACAAACGAGCGGCATGCTACCGATATGCGAGGATATGATTACGAAGACTAGGATCTTACTTAGTCTTTGGGATCCGGGCTTAGTGGAAGAGGCGTTAACGTTTCTGGAAGAATACAAAGTCGCGAAGGTTCAAGAAGATTCAACTACATCGGATGACAATTTGACACTAGACTTCAAGGCTAACCAATCTTTATCACCATTCAAACGAATTACCCAACAGCTGAACTTTGATCTGAGAAGTCCCGATTTTGACGATTTTGTCACGCCTGATACTCCCGAATGTATGCAGGACATTTGGTCAAAAAGTAACATTAAAAATGGCGAATATGCTCCCATATCGTATTCAAGAAACGACGCAATACCTAACAATAATGCCGGTGACATTGCAGAAGAGAATTTCGTAATATTTCCGGATGTGGAGGATTATCCCAAACAAATGGAAACAGAGCAGACCGTCGAGGAGCTTCAGCGAAATTATGATaacgaaagaaaagagagttaTGATGACGAGAAAGAAGACTTGAAGAATGACACCGATCCGTGCAAACGTTTTCTAGATACACAAAAGATGTGCAATTCACCGTCTGCGAATTATTACAAACCTACAGATGAGCCGGAGCCGTGGGATCTCACTCAGTTGAATATCGAAGCAAGCGTCATGTGCCTTGTGTCGAAGGTGAAGTTTCTCTGCGGCAGATGCAGTAGTCCGGCTGTACGTTTACGCAATAAAGGTAGCTTAAGCAGGTCGCAGAGTCTCAAGGGTTGCATGCCGAGTAATCGGCACAACGCTGAAGTCGTTACCATTCAGCCGAAGAACGGACTCAAGAGCgaagaatcaaataaattactaGATGAGTCGAACGAACAACGGCAGCAGTCCAGTCCGGGATTGGAGAAACCGGCGTTCTCCAAAGCGAAAGAAG gGATAACCGATACTTATTGTAACTCGTCTTCCAATGAAGTGTGCCAAGCGGTTGATTCGATGACGCGTGTGATCAAAAGTAATTCAGGACAGAGGAATAAGTTTACCGAGGGTCTGGACTTCGCATCGATCGTCGATTGGACAAGCGAGCTGAGACCGAGCATGAAAAAACTGCGGCAAGCTATGGATGGACTGTTAAAAACTGCTAGACTAACGCATTCTGTGTTTCGTGTACAGGAAGATCCGAAAGCGGCGCAGCGCGCATGCAACGTTCGCTATAGGCGAGATGTTTGTTTCAGTCAAGCA ctaACTGCCTTGGTAACAGGCATAATGGCAAAACTATGGTGCCAACGCCCCGATCCGATGTTTTTACTAATACTTACAACTCTGGGACCATTAGTTTCCTTCGAAGGCCTTCTTAGCTATTATGGAGACGAAATAGATATGTGGGGTGACATGGCCGTAGCAGTCGAAGACACGCACACTGTCACATTCACTCTGTCCAGATGTGGCATCCAACAcag aatCGAAGGAAATGCTAACGCGTTTCAACTTCCTCTACCGCGCGTAGTAGGATCGCGGAGTGCACTGACAGTGATACTTCCGGTTCCTGATGCGATTTATTCTCTCCTGCCATTGGTACCATCCTCTCGACAAACATTATCGTTCAACGTGACTCCGGTATTTTTTAACGTTGGCATTAACGAAATGGCTTCTTTGGCCGAGAGCCTTGGCACTACGAAGCCGCAAGAGAAAAGTAATATGGATAACTTTGACAGGCTAAACGAGTATTATTTGAGATTTAAGAAACTGAATCTACCGACGGAACCTATATCCACGCGTT TTGCTGCTAGATCGATCCTAGGTCATACATTATCGGATATGATGATCAATTTAAAGATGTGCGTGCAAGAGAAAGTCAATAAGAATGTAGAGATCTTGCAATTATCCTCGCAAATATGCCGAAAAATGCGCGGTTTAAGATTCACTAGCTGCAAGAGCGCAAAAGATCGAACTGGTATGTCAATTACCCTGGAACAGGTCAATATATTGTCGTCAGAGTATCATCTGGCTGAGGACGAGTATATGAGAGCCCTTGATTGTATGCGAag CGAGGGCTGCCGTCGGGAAAATACGTGGAAGAATATAGGTGTACGTAAGTACGCGTTTAATAGCTTGCAGATTCTGACGTTGCCCAGACTCTATCGACCGCCGACTGGTACGTACGGATCTGCTCAATCTTAA